The genomic region ATCACAGAGAAATATGAAAGGGTCGTATGTTCTGACAAAGATCTATCTACCCTTTTTTCTGGGCTCTTACTACTAACCATATTAAAACAATGAACTTGAGTGCAATCATCTTAATAATTGATAAGAAAACTTCCCCGTTTTAATGTGCCAAACTACTTTCCTTTTCTGGGTCATTCAGCAGTGAGGGCTGTGAGGTGTGATGAGGATGGGGACTGCTGAGCTGATCACCACACTCCCCCTGTGTTCCCCTCCCCTCAAAAAGAGATCCTCCAGGCAGTCATTTCCCCAACACcagatggctctctctctctctctctctctctctgtgtgtgttaggaGACGTACTAGCCTTAGGCTATGTCAGCTGTTCATATTTTAATGGCTTCCAAATGATCTTATGTCTCTCATGTTATCATGCTGCCAAAGCGGtagaaaataaatacacaataCCTCTCTGAACAGTCTTTTACTCATTAACTGCAGGTTCTTCCAGCCAGGTGTCTGCCTTGTTTTTGACAACCCAGTTGAGAGACATACATGACTAGGTACCATCTCTCATTTCATGTTTCCACAGCTTAGTCTTGTTTTAATGCCTCATTGCATCATATTAAAAACTATGTTTAatcaggcacagacagacagacagacagacagacagacagacagacagaccagaccagaccagaccagaccagagacacacatacacacacacacacacacacacagattcaggATAGGACAGCCAatggaatgtctctctctctctcctcctcttgttctctctctgtgctacAACTTACCCCAGCATCAGTTGGAACAGGAGGTAAACCTTACAGACAAACCCCAGCATCAGTCGGAGTCGGAGGTAAACTTATTTCCATCTCGTCCAGTGGTTTGGAGAATGAGGAAGATTATCATCGTCATCGTAGCTTCCTGAAAACCAAAAAAAAAGGGATTTAATAGAATTCAGTTTTTAAAAACTGACATGCATTTTTCAAAGGATTAGAAAAGGACTGGAATCACAGCAAATGGAAGTTGAGGGACCCTCTGACAcaggggtaggcaactagattcagctgggGGACGATTTTTGTTGGAGCGGATGGTTGGGGGGTCGGAACATATTTATAATAATTTGTACATtacaaattgaccacaactaaaCCCAAATAGAGATTGTATTTTAAAATAACAATCATTTCCTACTTTGATTACTTTGATTTTACTGTCTTTTTtaatccccccaaaaaaacaaaaatcctgaaaaaaataagaataaaaacatttttatttatttaattttttactaAAGACTTTCGGGGGGggggcaacaacaacaacaaaaatcactTGTGGGCTGGTTTTGTCCTGTTACCGACCCCTGCTCTAACAAAGCAGCAGCATCTCACCCACCATGACGACATGTACTTTTACCAGTATGAAACCAATCCAGTCCGCGTTCCCTAGAACGACCACAGAACTGCCTTCCATTCCTTCATCCTCTTCCCCATTGCCTCAACTGGGTGGCCAGAGCGGCTTCAGGAGAGTCTGCATCACGGATGAACCCACTACCTGTCCAATCCCTGGACTGGCAGCAGGCGTGCTCGAAATGAGAGTGAAGGAAGGGAGCAAGATCCGAAACCTCTTGGGATTTGTAATGGCTCGTATGCAGACGGAGGAACAGGAAGTGGATGGGAGTCAGATTCAGACAACGCTGAGTGTGAAAGAGGGAGTGACAGTGAAAGGGATTCAGATGGGGAAGAGGCAAGGAGAGGGAGTCATGGACATTGGCCGGAGTCAGACCCGGACCGGGCTGAGAGTGAGACAGGTGGTTTTCACTGGATCAGGAAAAGGGATCACCAAAACCATAACATGTGTTGAGATCCTGAAACGAAAACTGGGAGGACTACACCAGTTGTCCAAGCTCCACTACAAGACTGTGAGTGAGGTGTGGGAGAGTCAGGAGACTGACATGACACCCAGGTCCAGGATGACTGTTTATAAGACTGTTCCTGCTCTTAGTATCCTGCTCTCCAAACACCCACTGGACCCACGTGAGCCTGGGTATCAGCCCCCAGAAACCCAGCATGATCCTAGCTACCAACCCCCAGGGTACCAGCCTCCTAGGTATCAGCCCCCAGAAACCCAGCATGATCCTAGCTACCAACCCCCAGGGTACCAACCTCCTAGGTATCAGCCCCCAGAAACCCAGCATGATCCTAGCTACCAACCCCCAGGGTACCAGCCTCCTAGGTATCAGCCCCCAGAAACCCAGCATGATCCTAGCTACCAACCCCCAGGGTACCAGCCTCCTAGGTATCAGCCCCCAGTGATGCTATGTGACAGTGTGAAAATTCAACCTCGACCACAGCTCGAACTCCGCAAAACACAACTGTTGTCAATACCACTGACCCAGAAAAGCCAaagccctttttggttccagagtGCCGGTACCTCTAGGTCTCCGGAGGGCAGTAGAGATGCACAGAGCTGTACGCCACGCCTGTATGCCGCCTCGGAGAGAaaaacagcaggaggagagataCTCTACAGTCCTTGTTCATACATATTGCCTGGTCCTGAAGCCAAGAGAACCTGTATGGAGAACCACCTGTTCCCTCGACACCCTCAACTTGAAAGAAACTTGAGTTCCAAGTAGAACTCTGTGCTCCTGTTAGAcacaacagagaaacagaggaaagTGAGGAGACAACTGGAAGAGATTGCTTTTGAGTAAAAGTTTAGGCTCTAGCATAGATTATAAAAGGTGTAGTGGGTTAGGGACAACTAGTAAACCCCTACTTTTTCAAATTATACTTCAGTAGTTTAGGAAAAATTTCTCATAAAATTATGGTAAAATGCTAAATAAATGTAATGTATGTTATGATAACGTGCAACCCCCCCGTAATTTTAGGACCTTGTACATGCTCATGGTTAGGTATTCAGCTGCTAGCTAACGTCCTTGagttcgtcactagttaccacagccacaaagtcataaacctcgcccatttctacaatttctcttctaAAAATCCGATTTGAAACCTGACCACACTGCTCGTCTTATGCCTTAGATTAAATTAATACAAAAAACCAacagatttttttgtttttaatattttttacGATAAAGCCATTCTTGTCTTATTGGCTGTCTTAACTAGTGACAACCACGTTGTTCCGCCAAGTCTCCTTCAGTTGGCTGACCCTTCATCATGTTCAGAGCCGCCGTCCGTCTTTCAGTGTCCGGGGCCCGGAGTTTGACCTGGACACGACTTGGGTGTACAGGTATTCTTGTGTTTTATTACTTTTATGTCCAAATGTCGTCGTTTAGGACACGGTTCACGCGGTGTTTCGAAAGGAAATCAGGGTCGGTATGAGTTATTGACTAGTTAGCACGTTGCTATTGGCACCCAATCAGTGGCAGATGGATTGCGAAATTACAAAAGTTTTGGGAGTATATAGTTCTATAGACGTGGTTAAGAATAAGATATTTACTAAATGTTTGAAAGCGCGGTTAAATATTAAAATGAAATCCCCCCCCCCAATGTTCTTGCAATGACCGACTGCATTGGGCTTGCTGCTAACTAGTTAACGTTAGTAGACTAGTTAATGCCATTGCATATATTTGGGAACGTAGTAGGCATTAATTAAACGCCTGAAACGAGGGAAGCTTGTCTTGGGGGGGTCGCACTTTTCAACCAATTAAATAAATGTGGGGGATTTAAGATGGCGTGTCGCCCAATACCGCAGTTCTTCTTCGATGTGGTTTAACGGTGATTGGCGATAAATGTCATTACCGCCACCTACCGGACTGGAGGAAAACTCCCTTATACTTTGCTTGAAAAATATCAATCAACAATCAACTACACTACCATGTATCACTAAAAAACCCATCACCCTCGTCCACTATTTTAAATATATGCAATTCTACCTGAAGCCAACAGCCTGAAAAGATGGGACACTACCACaaacaccctgtaactcttctgactGCAagtcaggggcggcagggtagcctagtggttagagcgttggactagtaaccggaaggttgtgagttcaaacccctgagctgacaaggtacaaatttgttgtcctgcccctgaacaggcagttaacccactgttcctaggccgtcattgaaaattagaatttgttcttaactgacttgcctggttaaataaaggtaaaataagtaGAAAGTCTCGCACACCCTCTCTTCATCTGCCACAACAACCACCATTTTCTGCAACTTGCAGTATAATTGATAACCAAGACTATAAATGCTAAAAATCCAATCTTTCTGAAacataaagtaccagtcaaagtgtggacacaccgactcattccaggggttttctttttttactattttctacattgtagaataatagtgaagacatcaaaactatgaaataacacatatggaatcatgtagtaaccaacaaaagtgttaaacaaaccaaaatatgttattttaggttcttcaaaatagccaccttttgcctttgacatctttgcacactcttggcattctctcaaccagcttcatgaggaagtcaactggaatgcatttcaattaacaggtgttaattaatttgtggaatgtatgtccttcttaatgtgtttgagccaatcagttgtgttgtgacaaggtaggggtggtatacagaagatagcactatttggtaaaagaccaagtccatattatggcaagaacagctcaaataggcaaagagaaatgacagttcatcattactttaagacataaaggtcagtcaatatggaaaatgtcaagaactttgaacattccTTCaactgcagtcgcaaaaaccatcaggcgctatgatgaatctggctctcatgaggaccgtcacaggaaagacccagagttacctctgctgcagaggataagttaattagttTCCAGCatcagaaattgtagcccaaataaatgcagatGAATGGACAATAAGAGCAGATGAATGGacaatctctgcatgtgtggttcccaggTGAggcgtgatggtgtgggggtgctttgctggtgacactgtgtgatttatttagaattcaaggcacacttaaccagcattgttaccacagcattctgcagtgatacgccatcccatctggtttgcgcatagtgggactatcatttgtttttcaacaggacaatgacccaacacacctccaggctgtggaagGGCTTTTTGAGAGTGATggagcgctgcatcagatgacctggtctccacaatcacctgacctccacccaattgagatggtttgggatgagttggaccacagagtgaaggaaaagcagccaacaagtgctcagcatatgtgggaactccttcaagaccgttggaaacacatttcaggtgaagctggttgagaaaatgccaagaatgtgcaaagctgtcatcgaggcaaagggtggctattttgaagaatctcaattataaaatatattttaatttaacatttttttgtttgtttgtttactacatgattccctagttgttatttcatcgtttttatgtcttcactattattctacaatgtagaaaatagtaaaaatatagaaaaacccttgaatgagtcggtgtctAACGATCGTCTCATGCCGAACTGCACATGTGCAGGCCGTAAAAATCGAAGTCACCCCTTTCGATATGAGGTTGTTTTTGATGAAAATTGTAACgtttgtcactttcacgaggttggcgtaataacatgttcaacaaCTTAAGACATTAAGCtcgaatctaggttgtgccttattttttatttttttgtagaaAATTTTACATCTAAAGTTGTTGTTGAATTGTTGACTTCTCAAATCCCAAACCTGGTCTGAATGAGTATTGCGCCTCTGGGTTTAAACTCTGGTGAATCCTAACTAGCTGGCTTGTTAGCATTTGTTAATATTTGTTAGGAGATGGCTAGTCACCAATGTCTGTTTTAGCAAGCGAAATGTTCATGTCACATACAGACAGGAGTTGTTGTTCAACTCAATGCTGATTGATTGTGTTTATGAACTAAGAACTGTAGCTACTAGCAGCAGGCAGCATAACTAGATAACAAACCAGAGGTGAAGGCATTAGTCCAAAAATGTAGCAAACAGAAAACATTTTAACAAAGAactagagtttctattggacaaattcggGTAGCTAGCtaggtccctccccgtttcatactgtttggttcctagtgaaagACGTTACACCCTAGCTTGGCTAGCTAGCCACTAGCTAGTCCTACTTCTTATAAActgctgatttattttgattctGAGGTACACTGCATAGCTATGCCACTCTTGCCATATCAAATGCCTGTActgatttagctagctagctaagctaaGTGGTAGCAATATCATCGGAAAAGGGTTCGAGCCTCAAATGTTGAACGTGAAACATCTGCCCTCAGTCCTTCGACTGAATAATAcatagtggtgtgtgtgcgtgcgtgcgtgcgtgcagagTATCAAGTTAAGCATTACTGCCATCTTGCTTAGTAGTTAGGTAGGTCATAACACACTTGCAAGGATCCAGCATGGACTTGATCGAGCCAACAATACGCGGGAGTGGATACTCTTGACTGGGTGTGACGTCATGAGTTTTCCCAGAATATACAGGTCATACATAGCACTGTACAGCACCTTTTGGCTATGTGATACCTGTGTGATACAAATTGCAAAGCACTTTTCAAGTGAAAGACAAAGTAGCTATACATCTCATCTCTTATTCTGTGAATTAAATATttgtcaattttttttttttttttaaattgtaccttttatttaactaggcaagtcagttaagaataaattcttattttcaatgacggcctaggaacagtgggtaaactgcctgttcaggggcagaatgacagatttgtaccttgtcagctcgggggtttgaactctcaaccttttggttactagtccaacgctctaaccactaggctaccccgctaCCCGGAATTCTGACttgacatgtttttatttttataatgggtgtgttttttttttcttccctaATCTGTTCTGTTCATTCTTCAGCTCCCTTAGCCCAGAGGTGTTACTCACATGGTGGGAAGCAGGAGACGGACGAGGAGTTTGACGCCCGCTGGGTTAACTATTTTAACAAGGCAGATATTGATGCGTGGGAGCTGAGGAAAGGTGAGTGACGAGAAAAATCACCTGGTAGGATTATAAAGAGGAGCACAGTGCACTTCTGCATTGGTGACTTGGTAGTCTGTTCACAGATATACAGTTGACTAGAGAGCAGTAGTTGTCAACGTGTTTTGGTTACTGAACCCCAATCACCATTTTGCTCTGCCCTCGTATGAATCTTCCCCAGGGTTACTGCCCTCGATGAGCAAAATTAGAGGGATTGATTTCGAGTCAAAAATAAGATATAATTTTAGAGTCTCGCAAACCCAAGAGACCCAGCCTCATGGTCTTTGAGAGATGCAACTGTttgtttattttactatttttattGGGGTCTACCTCTTCTACCATCCTGTGGTAACTGACCCTATATTCACCGTTTGTCCAGGGATGAACACGCTGATTGGATACGACCTGGTACCTGAGCCAAAGATCCTGGACGCTGCCCTCCGAGCCTGTCGCGGGTTAGACGACCTGGCTAGTGCCATTCGCATCCTGGAGGCTGTcaaggtgagggggagggggggggggtgagggggaACAAATGAAAGCGTAGAAAATTCCCTTGATGGATACATTTATCTTTAAGTCCTAGTATTGTGACCAACAGTCCACTGTGGAAGCTCTCCACAACTCTACCAGCCATTCTTCCAATATTTTACTATGTGTTTTCATTCAATCCTAACATGACCTTTTCATGTGAAGTTTGTAACAAAagggatatatatatgtatatgtagggctgtgtggcggtcatgaaatttcgccagctggtgattgtcaagctAACAACTGTCGGGTCTGCCGGTAATTGACAGTTAATGAACGTAAACGCATTTGGCACCTCCTGGTTTTGAACACACACAGCCACTGACCTTTAGGAACATCTACATAAAAAAAAGTCCTAATAATAAATCCtacatttattttatctttattttactaggcaagacagttaagaacaaattcttattttcaatgacggcctaggaacagtgggttaactgggcaaaattacagatttgtaccttgtcagctcggggatttgaacttgcaaacttccggttactagaccaatgctctaaccactaggctaccctgccgccccaattattGGAGCAAAGTGGATCCGtatttttaaaaaaaaattatcctGTAAGAACAAGCTGGCAAATCTGACTAGGCTTCGCTGTCAAGCAGCCTTCCGGTGCCACTGCCAATCTGACTAGGCTTCGCTGTCAAGCAGCCTTCCGGTGCCACTGCCAATCTGACTAGGCTTCGCTGTCAAGCAGCCTTCCGGTGCCACTGCCAATCTGACTAGGCTTCGCTGTCAAGCAGCCTTCCGGTGCCACTGCCAATCTGACTAGGCTTCGCTGTCAAGCAGCCTTCCGGTGCCACTGCCAATCTGACTAGGCTTCGCTGTCAAGCAGCCTTCCGGAGCCACTGCCAATCTGACTAGGCTTCGCTGTCAAGCAGCCTTCCGGAGCCACTGCCAATCTGACTAGGCTTCGCTGTCAAGCAGCCTTCCGGTGCCACTGCCAATCTGACTAGGCTTCGCTGTCAAGCAGCCTTCCGGAGCCACTGCCAATCTGACTAGGCTTCGCTGTCAAGCAGCCTTCCGGAGCCACTGCCAATCTGACAAGGCTTCGCTGTCAAGCAGCCTTCCGGTGCCACTGCCAATCTGACTAGGCTTTGCTGTCAAGCAGCCTTCCGGAGCCACTGCCAATCTGACTAGGCTTCGCTGTCAAGCAGCCTTCCGGAGCCACTGCCAATCTGACTAGGCTTCGCTGTCAAGCAGCCTTCCGGAGCCACTGCCAATCTGACTAGGCTTCGCTGTCAAGCAGCCTTCCGGAGCCACTGCCAATCTGACTAGGCTTCGCTGTCAAGCAGCCTTCCGGAGCCACTGCCAATCTGACTAGGCTTCGCTGTCAAGCAGCCTTCCGGTGCCACTGCCATAGAGGAAAAACAGAGTGGAGTGACAGCCGCATATTATCAAAACTACCTTCTCCCCTTTCTACCACGAATTGGTGGACATTTTTGTTTTGGTACGTTTTTGGTTTGATAACAAATGATCTTGTTTAGTCATGTTACCTGGCTAGTTGGCTAACAAAAATTTGAATGGCACAGAAAAAAAGGATAGATACTTCAATGGTAGGATTAATATGCCTTAATCAATCTAAATCAGAttcaaagtttaaaaaaaaaaacgagaTTTCCTCTTACTGCCACAATGAAAATACACATCATTATGCATTTACATTCCGTACTCCATTCCTCCTGCCAATCACAGCCTTTGGTTATGAGCAAATCGGCTATTTTCTGCAGTCACCTTTCCTATTATATTGTAAGACGTTCAATTCAATGTGTTGTATTGAGTAGAGGTGTGAATCTCAAAAGTCAATGGTTGGGAGAATTGCAGAGTGAATTTAAAATCAAGCCATTGATGATTAATGCTTTTCTTTttttattgaatacatttttttaagttattcaagtataaattaccatAGGTTACCTGTAAATGACCAGTAGTTATGCAACAACAACTATTTCTTATATCTTTAGCCGTCACCCTATTGGTCAAAGCAGTCTGTGTTTTATTGTCTCCCCAGGACAAATCTGGCCCCCACAAAGACATCTACCCATACCTAATTCAGGAGCTGCGGCCAACACTAGATGAGCTTGGTATCTCCACACCTGAAGAGCTTGGCATGGACAAATTATAAATGGGTAGGTATCGAATGGACATGCACTGTCTGGCAACCTGAATTCCAGATTAACCCCGAGGTAGAGGTCTTCGCGGGTCTAAAAAGTTAGACGAGAACAACCAGACCCGATTTTTGACCAGAGTGACAAAAAATGGTTTATCGGTTAAGTTGCTCTGCTGGTTAACAAATAGGTCTTCATATGTTGGCTAGGCCTTCTATAAGTCAATAAATGCACCGTATTAGCATAAAATAAATATGCTATGCAGAGCTGTGGTCGAGTCTACTCTGCTCTATCAACTGTAGTTACTTAGACCTGATGACAATCGAACAAGGCCCGGATCTGAGAGGAAAGGGTAGAATTGTGGACCCGTGAAGACCTTTAACCCCCCCCCAGCTACAGACCTACACCCTAGGCAGTCTAGACCTGAGATGATTGGATAGGTGTAAACAATGTGGTGGTAAGCGTCACCTTCGATTGGCCTGGTGGAAATGCCCAGTGGGTTAGTGCTATTGTTATAGGTGAGGGAGCACACATCCCCctcccattttttttttaaccaatgACATCATTTCCTCAGTTTGTTGAATAGCCTATTAATATTGAAATGCATCCTCCAATTGCGACGTCTGCCTTTACCCACACACATTGTCTcaataacatttatttttatttttaaatacccTCAAAACACTAAGTTCGGCATAGGCTACCTAATTTCAAAATAGGCCATAAAATCGATGCCAGTTTTTAATGTttggacttttttttttttttttttttaccggtGAAACGTCCAAACTACATCTCTTTGCCAATCAGTTTCGTGAGCGAATTCGAGCAGATGGTGTAACAAACTATTAGccttttttgtattttgtttcaaTCAAAGCATATATCCTCCCTCGTGGCTCTGAGTTTTGGCTCCTTAATGCTGCCTCAGCTAAAATAAAATCTCATTAGAAATGAATGTTTGTCATCTGACAGTAgcgttatactatactatactattcgAAAAAGTAGTCAACATAAAGCATTACTATGTACAATTGCAAGAAAATCATTTTATAATGGCCATAAAATTCAATATTTTGGTGTTGGTGTATTCATGCATCTCAAACTATAACCGAAAGACATTATTACATCACGACTTGgcccaattcacatttccactTTCCCATCCTGACCAAGCTAGAACGGGCCCTGCATCTCAACCAATAGCTAATGctaaatacacacacagtctacagTTCGTCATCATTCTGGTCACAGTCGCAGAGAAGACGGAGAAGAAACCACTATTTACCACTAGGCGGCTATACATTTATTTGGTTTGTCATTcctatagttttttttttaaattgaattttAGTTGTAATTAAATagaatttatttagaatttattaGAATTTTCCAGAAATATTTTTACTAGCTTCATGTTTGGTCTAATTGAACAAAGTGAGGGAGTGCCACTCCTCCGTGCTCCGGCAGCACTACGGCTGGAAGTGACGCCCCCTGGTGCCGAATGagtgcatactcccttaaaaagGATTAGCCCCCTTTTTTAAAAAACTTTTTTATTTCACCTAAAATGACGTTCCCAAagctaactgcctgtagctcaggccctgaagcaaggatatgcatattcttgataccatttgaaaggacacactttgaagtttatggaaatgtgaaaggaatataGTAGAAtcacacaatagatctggtaaaagataatacgaaGAATAaaacaaccgttcttttgtattttctttGTACCATcgttgaaatgcaagagaaaggccataatgtattattaaaGCCCATGTGCAATTTATATTTTACtcactagatggcatcagtgtatgtatgtgcaacggtttagactgatccaatgaaccattgcatttcagTTCAAATGTGCctcatttgtttattaataacttttcatgttcaaaattgtgaaTTCTTCAAAGagtagcatggtattatttcactgtaaaagttactgtaaattggacagtgcagtttaacaagaatttaagctttctgccaatatcagatatgtcgttgtcctgggaaatgttcttgttgcttacaacctcatgctaatcgcattagcctacgttagctcaaccgccCGGTggtagggacaccgatcccgaataAGTTTAAAAAAACCTTCGCTTGGAAAACAAATgtggcaatagtactgtttgtccattttgagacgctGTAGCCAGTGTAGATATTCTCAAAATAGTCTGACTTAATCTAAGATTACTCAAGAAATCGGTCATTAATTTGGGAGTTTTTCCCAAAGATGTAAAATTGCACGACTAAGATCTCGAACTAAGATAAGTGCAATATTTTTCAATAAATGCGATCAGAacacacaggttgaaatatcaaaacaaactctgaaccaactatattaatttggggccaggtcgaaaagcattaaacatttatggaaatGTAGCTAtgtccggtacagagtcaattggggggagggggagggaatcaGTGTCgatcatatgtacatgtaggcagagttattaaagtgacttatgcatggatgatagagtagcagcagtataagGGGGGGGGTACAATGCGAATAggctgggtagccatttgattagatgttcttctggcttgggggtagaagctgttttgaagcctcttggaccgagacctggcgctccggtaccaactaccaattggatatcatgaaattgtgTAGAAAAAGGgtgaaagtaaaaaaataaaaataaactgttgaccaatcaccgacaaAGGGGCGTAGACTATGGGTCCGAACTTGTGTCTCCGAACAGCCGGAAAAACCCTTACCAAAAATGTCACACGATGTCGTCATAGTATATGCAGGAACACTACCGACCTGTTTAGGCTAGGAAGCATGCGCCTTTAGACCCTATCCAATCCAATCCTTTCAGATCTAAAGAAGGGGCAAGGGGTCGACTTGGGATTCAGGGTTAGTGTTTTTGAGATAAAACTAGACCTCATATCTAACTGAAATTCTTCTGTCTGTTTCTCGCTCCCAGGTTTTCTCAGGACTGCTGTCGATGTCTCTGGGAACCTTGTACTTATTAGTCGTTGCCTCCTTGTATAAATGTGTGTGATATTTAATTTGGGCCTTTTGTTTGTAAAATATTGATGAACTTaataaagaatatatatatatatatatataaattaaattAATGTGTCGCCGGCTGCGTTTTCACGAATTGGTATTTTTAACAATCAGATCTGAGGTGAATGTAATTGGTCAAAAGTCCAATTATTGGAAAAAATATCAGTATTTATCAGTCATAAGTGTTTCTTAGTGTCATTTATACGATATGATACAATAACTTTGTCCATTTTTAAATGAAAAATAATTTTGTCTGGTCAGCGACGGAAGAAGAAGCGATACACCCCACTCGCTGTTTCTTTCTTTTCCCTGGTTCAATGAAAGTCAATGAACGAAGTGGACCAGACCCACCTGGTATTGCGTTGGTGCTAGTGCATCTTCTTGCCACCAGGGAGCAGAACAGTCAgaaatttacatttaagtcatttagcagacgctcttatccagagcgacttacaaattggaattTGATAAGTATTTTACGTATTTTACGGATTTGTATATGCGCGTATTGCGCTGAAGCTCATTGATGGAGAGACGACATCAACAAGGGCAAAGATGATACTTCTTTATGTAGTTTTTTTCTCTCACAATTATTAAAAGCATTATTGCATAAACATGGTATGTTTATAGTTAATGCTTATACACGTGGAATACAAAGAAATCGATAACTTTACGAAATACATTATATCAATATTGCTGATGGTGTTGGTTATTAAGTTAAAAAGCTCTGCTATGAAAAACAGCCCGCA from Oncorhynchus masou masou isolate Uvic2021 chromosome 22, UVic_Omas_1.1, whole genome shotgun sequence harbors:
- the LOC135508950 gene encoding cytochrome c oxidase subunit 5A, mitochondrial-like isoform X2 — encoded protein: MFRAAVRLSVSGARSLTWTRLGCTAPLAQRCYSHGGKQETDEEFDARWVNYFNKADIDAWELRKGMNTLIGYDLVPEPKILDAALRACRGLDDLASAIRILEAVKDKSGPHKDIYPYLIQELRPTLDELGISTPEELGMDKL
- the LOC135508950 gene encoding cytochrome c oxidase subunit 5A, mitochondrial-like isoform X1, which translates into the protein MTWSPQSPDLHPIEMVWDELDHRVKEKQPTSAQHMWELLQDRWKHISAPLAQRCYSHGGKQETDEEFDARWVNYFNKADIDAWELRKGMNTLIGYDLVPEPKILDAALRACRGLDDLASAIRILEAVKDKSGPHKDIYPYLIQELRPTLDELGISTPEELGMDKL